GGGCGTCGCTCCTACGGCTGGACGACTTCCGCGTGGCACGCCTGCTAGCAGGTCAACAGGTCGTGGTCGCCACCCAGGACGATTCGGACGAGCTGCTCGTCTCCGCAATCGCCGCAGGCGTCAGCGGCTACCTGCCCCTGGGTTCACCGGGCGAGGAGTTCCCACGCGCGATCCGAGCGGTAGCCGAAGGCGGCGCCTACCTACCCGCCCACGTCACCAAGCGCGTCTTCGAAAGCTTCCAAATCATCCCACTCCCAGACCCAACCGCCCCCGCACTCCTGTCCCTGACCGAACGCGAGGGCCAAGTCCTACGCGCCATCGGCCAGGGCAGGTCGAACCGCGAGATCGCGAGAGAATTCGAGGTGAGCGAGACAACGGTCAAGAGCCACGTCTCCCGAGTCCTGGCGAAGCTAGACCTGAGAGACCGAGTCCAAGCCGCCCTACTGGCCTGGCGCCTGGGCTTGGTAACGGCCCGAGAAACCCCGGAAGTGGTCAAACCCCAAGACGCCCCAGCCTAACCCCCCAACCACTCACCCTTCTATTTCCTCCCACCCATTCCACACCAACCCACCGCATCCTCACCCTCACTACGAACCGCCATGATCCACAAACCCACCGTCACCCCACCCTCCACCACCCCCTCACGCCCTCCGCTGCTCTCAACCTCCCCCGGCACCCTCCAACTCACAGCCACGCCTCTCACCAGCAAAAACGCCAGCCGCAGCCCCGGTGCACCCCCCGATTTGGACCATGAAAGACGATCATGTAATCTATGACCACACCACGGCGAGAGCCGAGTCCGGGTGGCGGAATGGCAGACGCGCTAGCTTGAGGTGCTAGTCCCCGCAAGGGGGTGGGGGTTCAAGTCCCCCCTCGGACACACTGTTACCCCACGGGGCGGGTCGACGATTTGTCGGACCTGCGTCGTGGGGTTCGTCTTTTTCACCGTTCCGCCGGTACGTGCGGTTGTTCGATGACGACTCTGTCGGCATGGCAGATGATCACGGCCCGGTCAGTGCGCAGTGCGTCGACGACCAGGCGTGGACTCGCCGCCGCGGGCAGGTGCAGGGCATGCCCGATCCTGGTGATCAGCTGCTCTTCGCGGAAGTAGAGCGTCGGCGGCGTGGCCTCGGTGCGCGGGCCGCGGTGGTGGCGGCAGCGGTAGCCGGGTCGTCCGTGCGCCCACCGGGACTCCATCCGTTGCCCGCACGCACCGCAGCGCAGCAGCCCGGCCAGCAGGTACTCGCGTCGTTCTCCGTGCTGGTTGGGGCGTTGGGAGCGGATGCGCTGGACGGCGACGAAATCGTGTTCGCTCACCAGCGCGGTGTGGGCGCGCTGGCGGGACAGCACCCACTGGTGGGCGGGTTTCCGCCTGGTCACACGAGGCTGGCGCTGACCACTCGGGGTGGTGTGGTCATGGTCGACGCTCTGCCGGTTCCACACCTGCCAGCCGGTGTAGCGCGGGTTGCGCAGGATCGTGGTCACCGTCTCGACCGTCCAACGGCGCCCGGCGCGGTGGGTGTTGCGGGCAGGGTCGTGCTCGGCCGGGCACGGCGTCCGCCGCCGGTTGAGGACCTCGACCAGGTCCTCAATGCTGCGGCCAGCCAAGCGCTCGGCGAACAGCCACCGCACCGTCGGTGC
This DNA window, taken from Saccharothrix variisporea, encodes the following:
- a CDS encoding response regulator transcription factor, encoding MTGEVSDEYPVGPRYRRGTGATSVLTPAGASRSARGIAVLLADDHEVILDGLRAVLARDAGITVVGAVHGIPELLDRIDRDHPDVVLVGASLLRLDDFRVARLLAGQQVVVATQDDSDELLVSAIAAGVSGYLPLGSPGEEFPRAIRAVAEGGAYLPAHVTKRVFESFQIIPLPDPTAPALLSLTEREGQVLRAIGQGRSNREIAREFEVSETTVKSHVSRVLAKLDLRDRVQAALLAWRLGLVTARETPEVVKPQDAPA
- a CDS encoding recombinase family protein → MVLSGRDVLTDWMGLRAEDRSGVQCGQGPAPTGGLRFVFYGRTSTTEHQDPATSRAWQLEVAQELVAGHGTITTAFLDAGRSRRDRWRDRPQAAELLAALRDPDRGFDAIVVGEYERGFAGDQLERLLALFRCHGVQVWLPEAGGPVDLDTPEHRALVRMLGSQSLREVVRARHRAMAAMRALTEKGRYLGGRAPYGYRLVEAGPHPHPAGARRGRSIVQLEPDPETAPTVRWLFAERLAGRSIEDLVEVLNRRRTPCPAEHDPARNTHRAGRRWTVETVTTILRNPRYTGWQVWNRQSVDHDHTTPSGQRQPRVTRRKPAHQWVLSRQRAHTALVSEHDFVAVQRIRSQRPNQHGERREYLLAGLLRCGACGQRMESRWAHGRPGYRCRHHRGPRTEATPPTLYFREEQLITRIGHALHLPAAASPRLVVDALRTDRAVIICHADRVVIEQPHVPAER